One Parus major isolate Abel unplaced genomic scaffold, Parus_major1.1 Scaffold290, whole genome shotgun sequence genomic window carries:
- the ZNF512 gene encoding zinc finger protein 512 isoform X2, translating into MRGMKNSVNKSSEKKGEVLLKGKRKSEQREGKDVKDSPKKQKISGKKQQTGTKQNSRTKGHCVQKEPETYGAGSMEEQWSLEIQDKGRVTCPTCRAVVRKTVEGLKKHMVNCRKEMFTCHHCGKQLKSLAGMKYHVMADHNNQPVVKEGEELDEQLERDRLRKVLKRMGKLKCTREGCTGSFTSIMGYLYHVKKCGKAASELEKMAMKCHHCGKAYRSKAGLVYHLRSKHGPVTFLHEERRTETLKEIKREQNSTGRVQRRSAKVAIYYLHELAGEELAKEWPKRKVLQDLIPDDRKLKYTRPGLPTFSQDVLCKWKTEIKMYRRVHCPNQGCESVYGSVSGLKSHLGTCTLGDFVAGKYKCLLCEKEFISESGVKYHINSMHAEDWFDVNTTTTKSFEKLMKIRQREEQRKQRKKRPLTRGKKKRAGTLVAKKLPTVGVEKMRRSKRGCPQRVDNESASSEEGAPQVSQRAEVPKASRKRIRSKSLEDEKE; encoded by the exons ATGAGAGGAATGAAAAACAGTGTTAacaaatcttcagaaaaaaaag GAGAAGTACTATTGAAAGGCAAGAGGAAATCTGAGCAAAGGGAAGGCAAAGATGTTAAAGACTCTCCCAAGAAGCAGAAGATTTCAG ggaaaaaacagcaaactggaacaaaacaaaactccagaACAAAAGGCCACTGTGTTCAGAAAGAGCCAGAAACCTATGGCGCAG GTAGTATGGAAGAGCAATGGTCTTTAGAGATTCAGGACAAAGGCCGAGTTACCTGTCCAACATGCCGGGCTGTGGTGAGAAAGACTGTAGAAGGATTGAAGAAACATATGGTAAATTGCAGGAAG GAAATGTTCACATGTCATCATTGCGGGAAGCAGCTGAAGTCTTTAGCAGGGATGAAATACCATGTCATGGCAGACCATAACAATCAG CCAGTTgtgaaggagggagaagaattGGATGAGCAGCTTGAGCGAGACCGCCTTCGGAAAGTTTTGAAGCGAATGGGAAAATTGAAGTGTACAAGGGAG GGCTGCACAGGCAGCTTCACCAGCATAATGGGATACCTATATCATGTTAAAAAGTGTGGAAAGGCTGCTTCTGAGCTGGAGAAAATGGCTATGAAGTGCCACCACTGTGGAAAAGCATACAGATCAAAGGCAGGACTTGTCTACCACCTCCGATCTAAGCACGGGCCG GTCACTTTCCTCCATGAGGAGAGAAGAACAGAGACCCTGAAAGAAATCAAACGGGAGCaaaacagcacaggcagagtTCAGAGGAGATCTGCAAAGGTGGCAATCTACTATCTCCATGAGCTGGCAGGAGAAGAGCTGGCCAAAGAGTGGCCCAAAAGAAAAGTTCTGCAGGACTTGATTCCAGATGACCGGAAG CTGAAATACACTCGTCCTGGACTGCCCACATTTAGTCAAGATGTGCTGTgcaaatggaaaacagagataaaGATGTACCGAAGAGTCCACTGCCCAAATCAG GGTTGTGAATCTGTATATGGCAGTGTCTCAGGACTCAAGTCTCACCTTGGCACATGTACCTTG GGAGACTTTGTGGCTGGTAAATACAAGTGTCTGCTGTGTGAGAAGGAGTTCATTTCGGAGAGTGGGGTCAAGTATCACATCAACTCTATGCATGCTGAG GACTGGTTTGATGTGAATACAACGACCACCAAAAGCTTTGAGAAGCTGATGAAAATTCGCcaaagggaagagcagaggaagcaACGGAAGAAGCGTCCTTTGACCAGGggcaaaaaaaagagagctggAACGCTGGTTGCCAAGAAGCTCCCCACTGTTGGAGTTGAAAAAATGAGGAGAAGTAAGAGAGGTTGTCCACAACGCGTGGACAATGAGAGTGCAAGCAGTGAGGAAGGGGCACCCCAAGTTTCACAGAGAGCTGAAGTTCCAAAAGCCAGCCGCAAGCGAATCCGAAGTAAATCCCTAGAAGATGAGAAGGAGTAA
- the ZNF512 gene encoding zinc finger protein 512 isoform X1, translating into MRGGGGSDTRTGHHRQQKLKKSLENKKSKQLEVVETAVIGVNSNYDDTVTNISSASPKDPVNGSAEPRSKRTIRRPAYWLEMRGMKNSVNKSSEKKGEVLLKGKRKSEQREGKDVKDSPKKQKISGKKQQTGTKQNSRTKGHCVQKEPETYGAGSMEEQWSLEIQDKGRVTCPTCRAVVRKTVEGLKKHMVNCRKEMFTCHHCGKQLKSLAGMKYHVMADHNNQPVVKEGEELDEQLERDRLRKVLKRMGKLKCTREGCTGSFTSIMGYLYHVKKCGKAASELEKMAMKCHHCGKAYRSKAGLVYHLRSKHGPVTFLHEERRTETLKEIKREQNSTGRVQRRSAKVAIYYLHELAGEELAKEWPKRKVLQDLIPDDRKLKYTRPGLPTFSQDVLCKWKTEIKMYRRVHCPNQGCESVYGSVSGLKSHLGTCTLGDFVAGKYKCLLCEKEFISESGVKYHINSMHAEDWFDVNTTTTKSFEKLMKIRQREEQRKQRKKRPLTRGKKKRAGTLVAKKLPTVGVEKMRRSKRGCPQRVDNESASSEEGAPQVSQRAEVPKASRKRIRSKSLEDEKE; encoded by the exons Atgcggggcggcggcggctcg GACACCAGGACTGGACATCACAGACAGCAGAAGCTCAAGAAGtccttggaaaataaaaa GTCTAAGCAACTCGAGGTGGTGGAAACTGCTGTTATAGGAGTGAACAGTAACTATGATGACACAGTCACCAACATTTCCTCTGCCTCACCAAAGGACCCAGTGAATGGGAGTGCAGAGCCCCGGAGCAAGCGGACCATTCGCAGGCCTGCTTACTGGTTGGAAATGAGAGGAATGAAAAACAGTGTTAacaaatcttcagaaaaaaaag GAGAAGTACTATTGAAAGGCAAGAGGAAATCTGAGCAAAGGGAAGGCAAAGATGTTAAAGACTCTCCCAAGAAGCAGAAGATTTCAG ggaaaaaacagcaaactggaacaaaacaaaactccagaACAAAAGGCCACTGTGTTCAGAAAGAGCCAGAAACCTATGGCGCAG GTAGTATGGAAGAGCAATGGTCTTTAGAGATTCAGGACAAAGGCCGAGTTACCTGTCCAACATGCCGGGCTGTGGTGAGAAAGACTGTAGAAGGATTGAAGAAACATATGGTAAATTGCAGGAAG GAAATGTTCACATGTCATCATTGCGGGAAGCAGCTGAAGTCTTTAGCAGGGATGAAATACCATGTCATGGCAGACCATAACAATCAG CCAGTTgtgaaggagggagaagaattGGATGAGCAGCTTGAGCGAGACCGCCTTCGGAAAGTTTTGAAGCGAATGGGAAAATTGAAGTGTACAAGGGAG GGCTGCACAGGCAGCTTCACCAGCATAATGGGATACCTATATCATGTTAAAAAGTGTGGAAAGGCTGCTTCTGAGCTGGAGAAAATGGCTATGAAGTGCCACCACTGTGGAAAAGCATACAGATCAAAGGCAGGACTTGTCTACCACCTCCGATCTAAGCACGGGCCG GTCACTTTCCTCCATGAGGAGAGAAGAACAGAGACCCTGAAAGAAATCAAACGGGAGCaaaacagcacaggcagagtTCAGAGGAGATCTGCAAAGGTGGCAATCTACTATCTCCATGAGCTGGCAGGAGAAGAGCTGGCCAAAGAGTGGCCCAAAAGAAAAGTTCTGCAGGACTTGATTCCAGATGACCGGAAG CTGAAATACACTCGTCCTGGACTGCCCACATTTAGTCAAGATGTGCTGTgcaaatggaaaacagagataaaGATGTACCGAAGAGTCCACTGCCCAAATCAG GGTTGTGAATCTGTATATGGCAGTGTCTCAGGACTCAAGTCTCACCTTGGCACATGTACCTTG GGAGACTTTGTGGCTGGTAAATACAAGTGTCTGCTGTGTGAGAAGGAGTTCATTTCGGAGAGTGGGGTCAAGTATCACATCAACTCTATGCATGCTGAG GACTGGTTTGATGTGAATACAACGACCACCAAAAGCTTTGAGAAGCTGATGAAAATTCGCcaaagggaagagcagaggaagcaACGGAAGAAGCGTCCTTTGACCAGGggcaaaaaaaagagagctggAACGCTGGTTGCCAAGAAGCTCCCCACTGTTGGAGTTGAAAAAATGAGGAGAAGTAAGAGAGGTTGTCCACAACGCGTGGACAATGAGAGTGCAAGCAGTGAGGAAGGGGCACCCCAAGTTTCACAGAGAGCTGAAGTTCCAAAAGCCAGCCGCAAGCGAATCCGAAGTAAATCCCTAGAAGATGAGAAGGAGTAA